In a single window of the Rhinolophus ferrumequinum isolate MPI-CBG mRhiFer1 chromosome 21, mRhiFer1_v1.p, whole genome shotgun sequence genome:
- the RAB37 gene encoding ras-related protein Rab-37 isoform X1, whose protein sequence is MDLQRFDSYQGGAGPEFNDHVLYKTILVGDSGVGKTSLLVQFDQGKFIPGSFSATVGIGFTVMLLGDSGVGKTCFLIQFKDGAFLSGTFIATVGIDFRNKVVTVDGVRVKLQIWDTAGQERFRSVTHAYYRDAQALLLLYDITNKSSFDNIRAWLTEIHEYAQRDVVIMLLGNKADVSSERVIRSEDGETLAREYGVPFMETSAKTGMNVELAFLAIAKELKYRARQQADEPSFQIRDYVESQKKRPSCCSFL, encoded by the exons ACCATCCTGGTGGGCGACAGTGGCGTGGGGAAGACATCTCTGCTGGTTCAGTTCGACCAGGGCAAGTTCATCCCCGGCTCCTTCTCGGCCACCGTGGGCATCGGATTCACA GTGATGCTTCTGGGAGACTCAGGCGTCGGGAAAACCTGTTTCCTGATCCAATTCAAAGACGGGGCCTTCCTGTCCGGGACCTTCATAGCCACCGTCGGCATAGACTTCAGG aacaaGGTGGTGACTGTGGATGGTGTGAGAGTGAAGCTGCAG ATCTGGGACACCGCAGGGCAGGAGCGGTTCCGCAGTGTCACCCATGCTTATTACCGAGATGCCCAGG CCTTGCTCCTGCTATATGACATCACCAACAAGTCTTCCTTTGACAACATCCGG GCCTGGCTCACTGAGATTCATGAGTACGCCCAGAGGGATGTGGTGATCATGTTGCTAGGCAACAAG GCAGATGTGAGCAGTGAAAGGGTGATACGTTCAGAGGACGGAGAGACGCTGGCCAGG GAGTACGGAGTTCCCTTCATGGAGACCAGCGCCAAGACGGGCATGAATGTGGAGTTAGCCTTTCTGGCCATTGCCAA GGAGCTGAAATACAGAGCCAGGCAACAGGCTGATGAACCCAGCTTCCAGATCCGAGACTATGTGGAGTCCCAGAAGAAGCGCCCCAGCTGCTGCTCCTTCTTGTGA
- the RAB37 gene encoding ras-related protein Rab-37 isoform X2: MTGTPGSAATRDGEAPELSPPCSPSYDLTGKVMLLGDSGVGKTCFLIQFKDGAFLSGTFIATVGIDFRNKVVTVDGVRVKLQIWDTAGQERFRSVTHAYYRDAQALLLLYDITNKSSFDNIRAWLTEIHEYAQRDVVIMLLGNKADVSSERVIRSEDGETLAREYGVPFMETSAKTGMNVELAFLAIAKELKYRARQQADEPSFQIRDYVESQKKRPSCCSFL; this comes from the exons ATGACGGGCACGCCTGGCTCCGCTGCCACCCGGGATGGCGAGGCCCCCGAGCTCTCCCCGCCCTGCAGTCCGAGCTACGATCTCACGGGCAAG GTGATGCTTCTGGGAGACTCAGGCGTCGGGAAAACCTGTTTCCTGATCCAATTCAAAGACGGGGCCTTCCTGTCCGGGACCTTCATAGCCACCGTCGGCATAGACTTCAGG aacaaGGTGGTGACTGTGGATGGTGTGAGAGTGAAGCTGCAG ATCTGGGACACCGCAGGGCAGGAGCGGTTCCGCAGTGTCACCCATGCTTATTACCGAGATGCCCAGG CCTTGCTCCTGCTATATGACATCACCAACAAGTCTTCCTTTGACAACATCCGG GCCTGGCTCACTGAGATTCATGAGTACGCCCAGAGGGATGTGGTGATCATGTTGCTAGGCAACAAG GCAGATGTGAGCAGTGAAAGGGTGATACGTTCAGAGGACGGAGAGACGCTGGCCAGG GAGTACGGAGTTCCCTTCATGGAGACCAGCGCCAAGACGGGCATGAATGTGGAGTTAGCCTTTCTGGCCATTGCCAA GGAGCTGAAATACAGAGCCAGGCAACAGGCTGATGAACCCAGCTTCCAGATCCGAGACTATGTGGAGTCCCAGAAGAAGCGCCCCAGCTGCTGCTCCTTCTTGTGA
- the RAB37 gene encoding ras-related protein Rab-37 isoform X4, protein MLLGDSGVGKTCFLIQFKDGAFLSGTFIATVGIDFRNKVVTVDGVRVKLQIWDTAGQERFRSVTHAYYRDAQALLLLYDITNKSSFDNIRAWLTEIHEYAQRDVVIMLLGNKADVSSERVIRSEDGETLAREYGVPFMETSAKTGMNVELAFLAIAKELKYRARQQADEPSFQIRDYVESQKKRPSCCSFL, encoded by the exons ATGCTTCTGGGAGACTCAGGCGTCGGGAAAACCTGTTTCCTGATCCAATTCAAAGACGGGGCCTTCCTGTCCGGGACCTTCATAGCCACCGTCGGCATAGACTTCAGG aacaaGGTGGTGACTGTGGATGGTGTGAGAGTGAAGCTGCAG ATCTGGGACACCGCAGGGCAGGAGCGGTTCCGCAGTGTCACCCATGCTTATTACCGAGATGCCCAGG CCTTGCTCCTGCTATATGACATCACCAACAAGTCTTCCTTTGACAACATCCGG GCCTGGCTCACTGAGATTCATGAGTACGCCCAGAGGGATGTGGTGATCATGTTGCTAGGCAACAAG GCAGATGTGAGCAGTGAAAGGGTGATACGTTCAGAGGACGGAGAGACGCTGGCCAGG GAGTACGGAGTTCCCTTCATGGAGACCAGCGCCAAGACGGGCATGAATGTGGAGTTAGCCTTTCTGGCCATTGCCAA GGAGCTGAAATACAGAGCCAGGCAACAGGCTGATGAACCCAGCTTCCAGATCCGAGACTATGTGGAGTCCCAGAAGAAGCGCCCCAGCTGCTGCTCCTTCTTGTGA
- the NHERF1 gene encoding Na(+)/H(+) exchange regulatory cofactor NHE-RF1: protein MSSDAAAGAPLPRLCCLEKGPNGYGFHLHGEKGKVGQFIRLVEPGSPAERAGLLAGDRLVEVNGENVEKETHQQVVSRIRAALNAVRLLVVDPETDERLQKLGVQVREELLRVQEGPRQAEPPAAAETQEAGGENEPQAAAQEPREAEKSHPERRELRPRLCTMKRGTNGYGFNLHSDKSKPGQFIRSVDPDSPAEASGLQAQDRIVEVNGVCMEGKQHGDVVSAIKAGGDETKLLVVDKETDEFFKKCKVIPSQEHLTGPLPEPFTNGEIQKENSYEALAEVASENPRPALARSTSSDTSEELNSQDSPKKQDSTVPSSTSSSSDPIPDFNISLAVAKERAHQKRSNKRAPQMDWSKKNELFSNL, encoded by the exons ATGAGCTCTGACGCGGCGGCCGGGGCACCCCTGCCCCGGCTCTGCTGCCTGGAGAAGGGTCCGAACGGCTATGGCTTCCATCTGCACGGGGAGAAGGGCAAGGTGGGCCAGTTCATCCGGCTGGTAGAACCCGGCTCGCCGGCCGAGAGGGCGGGGCTGCTGGCGGGAGACCGGCTGGTGGAGGTGAACGGAGAGAACGTGGAGAAGGAGACGCATCAGCAAGTGGTGAGCCGCATCCGCGCGGCGCTCAATGCGGTGCGTCTGCTGGTGGTCGATCCCGAGACCGACGAGCGGCTGCAGAAGCTGGGCGTCCAGGTCCGGGAAGAGTTGCTGCGCGTCCAGGAAGGGCCCAGGCAGGCCGAGCCTCCGGCCGCCGCCGAGACACAGGAGGCTGGCGGCGAAAATGAGCCGCAGGCCGCCGCTCAGGAACCGCGTGAAGCCGAGAAGAGCCATCCCGAGCGG CGTGAGCTTCGGCCTCGGCTCTGCACCATGAAGAGGGGCACCAACGGCTATGGCTTCAACCTGCACAGTGACAAGTCCAAGCCAGGCCAGTTCATCCGGTCAGTGGACCCAGACTCACCGGCCGAAGCTTCGGGGCTCCAGGCCCAGGATCGCATTGTGGAG GTGAACGGGGTCTGTATGGAGGGCAAGCAGCACGGGGATGTGGTATCTGCTATCAAAGCTGGTGGGGACGAGACGAAGCTGCTGGTGGTGGACAAGGAGACCGACGAGTTCTTCAAGAAATGCAAAGTGATCCCATCTCAGGAGCACCTGACCG GTCCCTTGCCCGAGCCCTTTACCAATGGGGAGATCCAGAAG GAGAACAGTTATGAAGCCCTGGCCGAGGTAGCATCTGAGAACCCCAGGCCAGCCCTGGCAAGATCCACCTCCAGTGACACCAGCGAGGAG CTGAATTCCCAAGACAGCCCCAAGAAACAAGACTCCACtgtaccctcatctacctcctcctcctccgacCCCATCCCAGACTTCAACATCTCCCTGGCCGTGGCCAAAGAGAGGGCCCACCAGAAGCGCAGCAACAAACGGGCCCCGCAGATGGACTGGAGCAAGAAAAACGAACTCTTCAGCAACCTCTGA